In Leptospira perdikensis, a single genomic region encodes these proteins:
- a CDS encoding FAD-binding dehydrogenase: protein MVVKRNDVIIIGAGIAGLVAAYECLNQGKSVLILERDTTEHLGGLAKLSFGGMALVGTPLQKRLGIKDTPEIALDDWYSFANFSAEDVFPKQWAEQYVHESLGQVYHWLRSLNLHFFPVVNWVERGEYKRGNSVPRYHVLWGTGHRLVERFEELLKKHHNSAKLNYLFEHKVTDLIKENGRIVGCIAEQENTGKKDLTFYADHVMVATGGITGCLDKVREHWHKPWGEPPKEMLNGSHPFADGLVHDAVKKHGGNLTHLDKMWNYAAGIPNPKPQFEAHGLSLIPCKSALWLDHSGRRIGPRPMMTGFDTNELCRQTSQLEKPYTWQLLNWRIAAKELAVSGSEHNPMIRDRKLFSFLREVLLGNHRLVRQLQKESDHFIVANNLRELVEKMNRLNADHSIDYEVLNQEVTQFDDVIKRGKGLWNDDQLRRIQHARSWRSDRVRTCSPKPILDPKAGPLIAIKLRLITRKSLGGIQTDLQSRVIDSLGAPIEGLYAIGEAAGFGGGGASGFKSLEGTFLSGCILTARAAAKSINDSISRKG, encoded by the coding sequence GTGGTCGTAAAAAGAAACGATGTCATTATCATTGGAGCAGGAATTGCAGGTTTGGTAGCAGCATACGAATGCCTCAACCAAGGAAAATCTGTTTTAATTTTAGAAAGAGATACAACGGAACACCTGGGTGGACTCGCCAAACTTTCGTTTGGAGGAATGGCACTAGTAGGTACCCCGCTACAAAAACGTTTAGGAATCAAAGACACTCCCGAAATTGCTTTGGATGATTGGTATTCCTTTGCAAACTTTAGTGCCGAAGATGTTTTTCCTAAACAGTGGGCAGAACAATATGTACATGAAAGTCTTGGACAAGTATATCATTGGCTTAGAAGTTTAAATTTACATTTTTTTCCAGTGGTCAATTGGGTAGAAAGAGGAGAATACAAAAGAGGAAATTCTGTTCCTCGTTATCATGTTCTTTGGGGAACTGGCCATCGTTTGGTAGAACGTTTCGAAGAGTTGTTAAAAAAACATCACAACAGTGCAAAACTAAACTATCTATTTGAACACAAAGTTACGGATCTAATCAAAGAAAATGGAAGAATTGTTGGTTGTATCGCCGAACAAGAGAATACGGGGAAGAAAGACTTAACATTTTATGCAGACCATGTAATGGTAGCAACAGGTGGTATCACGGGTTGCCTTGATAAGGTGCGGGAACATTGGCACAAACCTTGGGGCGAACCTCCCAAGGAAATGTTGAACGGCTCTCACCCTTTTGCCGATGGCCTAGTTCATGATGCCGTCAAAAAACATGGCGGAAACCTCACACATTTGGATAAAATGTGGAATTATGCTGCGGGAATTCCGAATCCCAAACCACAATTTGAAGCTCATGGACTCAGTCTGATTCCTTGTAAGTCAGCCTTGTGGCTCGACCATTCAGGTCGTCGGATCGGGCCTCGACCGATGATGACAGGTTTTGATACGAATGAACTTTGCCGACAAACGTCGCAGTTGGAAAAACCTTATACTTGGCAACTTCTGAATTGGAGGATTGCAGCAAAGGAACTTGCCGTTTCCGGTTCCGAACACAACCCCATGATCCGTGATCGTAAACTTTTTTCTTTTCTAAGGGAAGTTTTACTCGGAAACCACAGGTTAGTGCGACAGTTACAAAAAGAAAGCGATCATTTTATTGTTGCCAATAACTTACGAGAATTAGTCGAAAAAATGAATCGTCTCAATGCTGATCATTCAATTGATTACGAAGTATTAAATCAAGAAGTCACTCAGTTTGATGATGTGATCAAACGCGGTAAAGGACTTTGGAACGACGACCAATTGAGGCGGATCCAACATGCAAGATCATGGCGTTCTGATCGTGTTCGCACCTGTTCCCCAAAACCCATTCTAGATCCAAAAGCAGGACCACTCATTGCAATCAAGTTAAGACTAATCACACGTAAAAGTTTAGGTGGAATCCAAACGGACTTACAAAGCCGTGTGATTGATTCGTTAGGTGCACCTATAGAAGGATTATATGCCATCGGTGAGGCGGCCGGATTTGGTGGAGGTGGTGCTAGTGGATTTAAGTCTCTAGAAGGAACTTTTTTATCTGGTTGTATCCTAACAGCAAGAGCAGCCGCAAAATCAATCAACGATAGTATTTCACGGAAAGGATAA
- a CDS encoding methyl-accepting chemotaxis protein → MAIQVQIPQNTTLSFKTDLKGNIVWVNDDFVKLIGFDRSELLGHSIKKVQHPQTPVSVSKKISKTLSFNEPWNGILKNQTKSGDYFWANATVTPYYDSKGSSVGYMYVERSASENQIKKAETFYLNPNLNESGFTLNPKKLVYKFKIKTKLLFVSGLMASMMIVLGINLILIKKVEYEDAFNRLKGSEFNLSLTNLMQLTAKHRGLMARVLSGDPTAKEGSLQIENQLDSTFKNFLNLNEEEGKHFRVYELSKETYNDWNHLKEVNPGLTPKESYLAHVSLIKKMLNVNSEVGESSGLFLDPDKDTYFMIDVSLSKLPYLAEKLGQLRATGLAYVGKGANAEESEKNLLQEIMGANIGYFESISISITFIAKFNSDSKAIIEAYKHAEADFPLLHKLIQDKIIKEKIPTAKPLEYYNATTNLIDQIFNVNQMISRQLAEKFKARADHAKNYATIMTIVTLTILVFLIILQYLIIQSIMSVIQDSTNIISQIVRGSGELKENLDYGINDEIGGLLKWMGVFILNITEIVFILRQVSGELSAKSKDAANLVRNYSITTQDQAASTEETSAATEELAASVENVFLSISTQADHLKEIEKVTSDFKMAMSDVANAMLGMTNLTEEFYKQANDGMLTTKNTADSIHIVNQKAELIDEVVNIINDISDRTNLLALNAAIEAARAGDLGRGFAVVAQEIGKLAEQTAHNTRNIQSLTTDTKSAIKTSVGMMMNTEESFRELLNNITKIQETAKLVRSAQDKQTEDTNRIVESVHKINENSLHILNAASQEKIAVEEISKSIETIATGTQVIADNSLVLLETAKDIEVTGEHLQTAVETYKY, encoded by the coding sequence ATGGCGATTCAAGTTCAAATTCCACAAAACACAACCTTATCTTTCAAAACAGATTTGAAGGGTAATATTGTATGGGTGAATGATGATTTTGTTAAATTGATTGGGTTTGATCGGAGTGAATTGCTCGGTCATTCGATTAAGAAAGTGCAACATCCGCAAACACCTGTATCCGTAAGTAAAAAAATTTCTAAAACCTTAAGTTTTAATGAACCATGGAATGGTATCTTGAAAAATCAAACAAAGTCGGGAGATTATTTTTGGGCAAATGCAACAGTAACTCCTTATTATGACAGCAAAGGAAGTTCTGTCGGTTATATGTATGTCGAACGATCTGCTTCTGAAAACCAAATCAAAAAAGCAGAAACATTTTATCTGAATCCCAATCTGAATGAATCTGGTTTTACTTTGAATCCAAAAAAATTGGTATATAAGTTTAAAATTAAAACCAAACTTCTTTTCGTTTCTGGCCTTATGGCAAGTATGATGATCGTTTTAGGGATCAATCTAATACTAATCAAAAAAGTAGAATATGAAGATGCATTCAATCGACTCAAAGGATCCGAATTCAATTTAAGTTTGACAAATCTTATGCAACTAACAGCAAAACACAGAGGACTGATGGCCCGTGTTTTGAGTGGTGATCCAACGGCAAAAGAAGGTTCCTTACAAATTGAAAACCAATTGGATTCTACGTTTAAAAATTTTCTAAACTTAAATGAGGAAGAAGGAAAACACTTCCGAGTTTATGAACTTTCCAAAGAAACATATAATGATTGGAACCATCTTAAAGAAGTAAATCCAGGTTTAACTCCAAAGGAAAGTTATTTAGCTCATGTAAGTCTAATTAAAAAAATGTTAAACGTGAATAGCGAAGTAGGAGAATCTTCGGGATTGTTTTTGGATCCTGATAAAGATACTTATTTTATGATTGATGTTTCGCTATCTAAGTTACCATATTTAGCTGAAAAACTAGGTCAACTTCGTGCAACAGGTTTAGCATATGTAGGTAAAGGAGCAAACGCTGAAGAGTCGGAAAAAAATTTGCTCCAAGAAATTATGGGAGCAAATATCGGATATTTCGAATCCATTTCCATTAGTATCACATTCATAGCTAAGTTTAATTCTGATAGTAAAGCCATTATTGAAGCTTACAAACATGCAGAAGCTGATTTTCCTCTTTTACATAAACTCATCCAAGATAAGATTATCAAAGAAAAAATTCCAACGGCAAAACCTTTGGAATATTACAATGCGACAACCAATTTGATCGATCAAATTTTTAACGTGAACCAAATGATTTCTAGGCAACTCGCTGAAAAGTTTAAAGCAAGAGCCGATCATGCTAAAAATTATGCAACAATTATGACCATTGTCACACTAACTATTCTTGTTTTTTTAATCATCCTTCAATACTTAATTATACAAAGCATAATGTCTGTGATACAAGATAGCACTAATATCATTAGTCAAATTGTTCGTGGCTCTGGTGAGTTAAAGGAAAATTTAGATTATGGAATTAATGATGAAATCGGAGGGCTTTTGAAATGGATGGGAGTATTCATTTTAAATATTACAGAAATTGTTTTTATTTTGAGACAAGTATCAGGTGAGTTATCTGCTAAATCAAAGGATGCTGCGAATTTGGTTCGTAATTATTCCATAACGACACAAGACCAGGCGGCTTCTACAGAAGAAACCTCTGCCGCAACAGAAGAATTAGCTGCCTCCGTTGAAAATGTTTTTTTAAGTATTTCGACACAGGCAGATCATTTGAAAGAAATCGAAAAAGTAACTTCCGACTTTAAAATGGCGATGTCGGATGTTGCGAATGCTATGTTGGGAATGACAAATCTAACTGAAGAATTTTACAAACAAGCAAATGATGGAATGTTGACTACAAAAAATACTGCAGATTCCATTCATATCGTAAACCAAAAGGCCGAGTTAATTGACGAAGTTGTGAATATCATTAATGATATTTCAGATAGAACCAACTTATTGGCTCTCAACGCAGCCATTGAAGCCGCTCGAGCTGGTGACCTAGGTCGTGGGTTTGCTGTTGTCGCCCAAGAGATAGGAAAACTTGCCGAACAAACTGCACATAATACTCGTAACATCCAATCATTAACCACAGATACTAAATCTGCAATTAAAACCAGCGTTGGGATGATGATGAATACAGAAGAAAGTTTTCGGGAGTTATTAAATAATATTACAAAGATTCAAGAGACGGCAAAACTTGTGAGGTCAGCTCAAGACAAACAAACGGAAGACACAAATCGAATTGTGGAATCGGTTCATAAAATTAATGAAAATTCTCTTCATATCTTGAATGCAGCCTCTCAGGAAAAAATAGCGGTCGAAGAAATTTCTAAATCTATTGAAACTATAGCCACTGGAACTCAGGTCATTGCGGACAATTCATTGGTATTGCTTGAGACAGCAAAAGATATAGAGGTTACCGGCGAACATTTACAAACCGCAGTGGAAACTTATAAGTATTAG
- a CDS encoding LA_1737 family protein, translated as MAVNFYRKFLVFLIFTIPYGMYAKTWSDLESEKEIQVYGSERSVKFTASNIFYDVENWTGHYSVRALGFYRYYDYPKAKTKSIFPFYYHIQSKSDNREYKRILNVNKTIEKNSIDQSVYPFVFWGNDSNSSYLTTIPFFFSNSNERESRFGFPVIPIFYYHNRETTGDNKNHYTRLFTLIHSEIDDKKGFHEFSIFPIVYYSKENYLFLPLVLFYQNFRSNFNKYWFGPIYYSNHKVKEERLVVAFPFLAHYRAPGKEFDLFFPLYFNYSNSEEDYHINLLWYTKTNSANVNLASNDGNVYLDFDFGLLYNLVGYSQRTKILNGSFDPQKPKSIEVDNPKVVKKREFNRENSDSFIGYNLLFGIFSYERADSKKHIRLLPLAWFTWDEASDDNVVLLPPFFPIWFSYQSDDLEYKVLFPLYGKQKDRDSEFRAYLLNLYLTEDSKEENRRERSYFWPLVNVHESDKKTGHRFLPFYIHRNYNVGERNHTETLTLLSSYQKSTGLSSTETKFLFWPLWISYKDRISPHYEKEKTLWITPFFYRNMRESGTRTNLFWFVDWEWYQERDLSTNFKTKPKINTEKSETLSHLLIFPFYKTNTSFSVIPLSFNDWNSDGFTTFTFFNYLKWNRQGHYYNFLFLVESENTESSYEFQSLRGLLWDFQRKPTEIEKLTLLWLGYDDKSYKTIYNFFPIVRTADAHQEKSRLYGPFVYYLFDSEEEKTELILAGLGYYHNRTKSNNQYSTYLLLGVLYQEKTELERGFVKRGSLWGWLWEYQTEDNGYEKFSILKLFSYTKETDGTKKIMGISL; from the coding sequence ATGGCAGTCAATTTCTATAGAAAATTTTTAGTTTTCCTTATATTTACAATTCCGTATGGAATGTATGCTAAAACTTGGTCAGATTTAGAATCGGAAAAGGAAATCCAAGTATATGGTAGTGAGCGAAGTGTTAAGTTCACTGCTAGTAATATTTTCTATGACGTGGAAAATTGGACAGGTCATTATTCTGTTCGCGCACTTGGATTCTATCGTTATTATGATTATCCAAAGGCAAAAACTAAATCTATATTTCCCTTTTACTATCACATTCAAAGTAAATCAGATAATCGAGAATACAAACGAATCTTGAATGTGAACAAAACAATAGAAAAAAACTCCATTGATCAATCAGTGTATCCTTTTGTTTTTTGGGGAAATGATTCCAATAGTTCTTATTTAACAACCATTCCTTTTTTCTTTTCTAACTCGAATGAACGAGAAAGTCGATTTGGGTTTCCCGTGATTCCAATATTTTATTATCATAATCGTGAGACTACTGGTGATAATAAAAATCATTACACTCGTTTGTTTACTTTAATTCATTCGGAGATCGATGACAAAAAGGGTTTTCATGAATTTTCAATTTTTCCTATAGTTTACTATTCCAAAGAAAATTACCTTTTCCTCCCTTTGGTTTTATTTTATCAAAACTTCAGATCGAATTTTAATAAATATTGGTTTGGCCCCATTTATTATTCGAATCACAAAGTGAAGGAAGAACGCCTAGTGGTCGCATTTCCTTTTTTAGCACATTACCGTGCTCCAGGGAAGGAATTTGATCTTTTTTTTCCTTTGTACTTTAATTACTCAAATTCAGAAGAAGATTATCATATCAATTTATTATGGTATACAAAAACGAATTCGGCAAATGTAAATCTGGCATCTAACGATGGAAATGTGTATTTAGATTTTGATTTTGGTTTGTTATATAATTTAGTAGGTTATTCCCAAAGAACCAAAATCTTGAATGGAAGTTTCGATCCCCAAAAACCAAAATCAATCGAAGTGGATAATCCCAAGGTAGTAAAAAAACGAGAATTCAATCGGGAGAATAGCGATAGTTTTATTGGTTATAATTTACTTTTTGGAATTTTTTCTTATGAAAGGGCAGATTCCAAAAAACACATTCGTTTGTTGCCTCTTGCTTGGTTTACTTGGGATGAGGCCTCGGACGATAATGTGGTTTTATTACCTCCTTTTTTTCCTATTTGGTTCAGTTATCAATCAGATGACTTGGAATACAAAGTATTGTTTCCGTTGTATGGAAAACAAAAAGATAGAGATTCGGAGTTTCGTGCTTATTTATTAAATCTTTATTTAACAGAGGATTCCAAAGAAGAAAATCGAAGGGAACGTTCTTATTTTTGGCCCTTGGTTAATGTTCATGAATCTGATAAAAAAACAGGCCATAGGTTCCTTCCTTTTTATATACATCGCAATTATAATGTAGGAGAACGTAACCATACCGAGACCTTAACATTGTTATCTTCTTATCAGAAATCAACAGGACTCTCCTCTACAGAAACCAAATTTTTGTTTTGGCCACTTTGGATTTCTTATAAAGACAGAATTTCTCCTCATTACGAAAAAGAGAAAACACTATGGATCACTCCTTTTTTCTATCGAAATATGAGAGAGAGTGGTACAAGGACTAATTTGTTTTGGTTTGTTGATTGGGAGTGGTACCAAGAACGCGATTTATCCACAAACTTTAAAACGAAACCTAAAATCAATACTGAGAAGTCGGAAACGCTATCACATCTTTTGATTTTTCCATTTTATAAAACAAACACTAGTTTTTCTGTGATTCCTTTGTCATTTAATGATTGGAATAGTGATGGTTTTACTACCTTTACTTTTTTTAACTATTTGAAATGGAATCGACAAGGGCATTATTATAACTTTTTGTTTTTAGTTGAATCGGAAAATACTGAATCAAGTTATGAGTTTCAAAGTTTACGTGGTTTGTTGTGGGATTTTCAGAGAAAACCTACTGAAATTGAGAAGTTGACTTTATTGTGGTTAGGTTATGATGATAAATCTTACAAAACAATTTATAATTTTTTCCCAATTGTAAGAACTGCAGATGCTCATCAAGAAAAGTCAAGACTCTATGGTCCGTTTGTTTATTATCTTTTCGACTCTGAAGAAGAAAAAACAGAACTGATACTTGCGGGCCTTGGTTACTACCACAATAGAACCAAATCCAACAACCAGTATTCAACATATTTATTGTTAGGTGTTTTATACCAAGAGAAAACCGAATTAGAAAGAGGATTTGTAAAAAGGGGAAGCCTCTGGGGTTGGCTTTGGGAATACCAAACAGAAGACAACGGATATGAAAAATTTTCTATACTGAAATTATTTTCTTATACAAAGGAAACGGATGGAACTAAAAAAATCATGGGTATCTCTTTATAA
- a CDS encoding NADPH-dependent FMN reductase → MKDSKPKILAISGGISSTSYNKKILLTLKRDFSEDCDINVYEAIADLPFFLSGIKEEETPKVVKGFLNEIVNADGVLVCSPEYVFSIPGVLKNALEWAVSSVVFTDKPVALITAASVGEKAHESLLLVLKTIGANLSVETNLLISGVKGKVSVDGEIIDPSTKQSIQNLMAVFINSLKTK, encoded by the coding sequence ATGAAAGATTCAAAACCAAAAATTCTCGCAATTTCGGGTGGCATTAGTTCGACCTCATATAACAAAAAGATTTTGTTAACACTGAAACGTGATTTTTCAGAAGACTGTGATATAAATGTATACGAAGCAATTGCCGATCTTCCATTTTTTCTATCTGGCATTAAAGAGGAGGAAACACCAAAAGTTGTAAAAGGTTTCTTAAATGAAATTGTGAATGCAGACGGTGTCCTTGTTTGTTCTCCTGAATATGTATTTAGTATACCTGGTGTACTGAAAAATGCTTTGGAATGGGCTGTTTCTTCTGTAGTTTTTACAGATAAGCCGGTAGCTCTGATCACTGCCGCTTCAGTCGGTGAAAAAGCACATGAATCTTTACTTCTGGTATTAAAAACAATTGGAGCAAATTTATCAGTGGAAACTAATCTCTTGATTTCTGGTGTAAAAGGAAAAGTGTCAGTGGACGGCGAAATCATTGATCCATCTACAAAACAATCCATCCAAAATTTGATGGCAGTGTTTATAAACTCATTAAAAACAAAGTAG